The following proteins are co-located in the Solanum pennellii chromosome 8, SPENNV200 genome:
- the LOC107027227 gene encoding putative F-box/LRR-repeat protein 9 yields the protein MSNAEKKLEASSTAPPPPSPPWVELPAEITIDILQRLGTIEILESAQRVCSTWWKVCHDPAMWRVIDLKRVVCRSKLAYVLEKICRLAVRRSQGQTFKISIDNFGNERLLSYIASRSSQLRHLRLVKCYNRLSGGLASAAKNFPFLEALHIYFTSITKDDIEIVGRSCPLLKSFVLHASPFDKVRTPPSQDNDKSVAIARCMRGLRHLALIENNLTNEGLQAILDGCPHLESLDLRCCCCIDLEGDLGRRCSQQVVDLKKPSDSTCDYEFDCKIRHYRSFEDYCRSRFSNYNPSIVGDIHEYDYYF from the exons atgTCGAATGCAGAGAAAAAACTGGAAGCATCTTCTACTGCACCGCCACCGCCATCGCCGCCGTGGGTTGAGCTTCCGGCGGAAATCACGATAGACATTCTCCAACGGCTAGGGACGATAGAGATATTGGAGAGTGCGCAGAGGGTTTGTAGTACGTGGTGGAAAGTGTGCCATGATCCCGCTATGTGGCGTGTTATTGACTTGAAACGTGTCGTTTGTAGATCCAAATTGGCCTATGTGTTGGAGAAGATATGCCGTCTTGCTGTGCGTCGTAGCCAAGGCCAGACTTTCAAAATTAGCATAGACAATTTTGGTAATGAACGCTTGCTCAGCTACATTGCTTCGAG ATCAAGCCAGCTCAGGCATCTCCGACTTGTTAAGTGTTATAATCGGTTATCTGGGGGTTTGGCTTCAGCTGCGAAGAACTTCCCATTTTTGGAGGCGTTGCATATTTACTTCACCTCCATTACTAAAGATGATATAGAAATTGTTGGCCGCTCTTGCCCTTTGCTCAAGTCTTTTGTATTGCATGCCAGTCCATTTGATAAAGTTAGAACTCCACCATCACAAGACAATGATAAATCTGTAGCCATTGCCAGATGTATGCGTGGATTGCGGCATCTTGCCCTTATTGAAAATAACTTGACAAATGAAGGACTTCAGGCCATTCTTGATGGCTGTCCACACCTTGAATCACTTGACTTGCGCTGCTGCTGTTGTATCGATCTTGAAGGGGATTTAGGAAGAAGGTGTAGCCAACAGGTTGTAGATCTAAAGAAGCCTAGTGACTCTACTTGCgattatgaatttgattgtAAAATTAGGCATTATCGGTCTTTTGAGGATTACTGCCGATCTAGGTTCTCCAACTACAATCCTTCCATCGTCGGGGACATTCATGagtatgattattatttttga